The following proteins are co-located in the Roseovarius arcticus genome:
- a CDS encoding phosphodiesterase encodes MPAFIQITDTHIVPEGQLAYGKSDTAAALREAIATVNGVLPRLDPVECAIITGDLTDFGTCAEYERLKATMADLDLPYMAIPGNHDARDTMRAAFADEAWMPDVGPIQWSRDFGEFMLIGLDTLVEGSHHGILSDEGFAFLDAALAAANGQPVVVATHHPWMHSGVIAMDTNNLRNGGALLARLEAYPGSARMISGHVHRTLTTQIGRVTCQIAPAPCHAVHLSHLPTSVNSLIMEPGGVTLWQWHNAPQPCLVSNVIPVGRFGGPWPFYG; translated from the coding sequence ATGCCCGCGTTCATCCAGATCACCGACACCCATATCGTGCCCGAGGGGCAACTGGCCTATGGTAAGTCTGACACCGCAGCCGCGCTGCGCGAGGCTATTGCCACCGTGAACGGCGTCCTGCCGCGTCTGGACCCAGTGGAGTGTGCGATCATCACCGGCGATCTGACCGACTTTGGCACGTGCGCCGAATACGAACGGCTAAAAGCGACAATGGCGGATTTGGATCTGCCATACATGGCTATTCCCGGTAACCATGACGCGCGCGACACGATGCGCGCGGCCTTTGCGGATGAGGCTTGGATGCCTGACGTTGGCCCAATCCAGTGGAGCCGCGACTTTGGTGAGTTCATGCTAATCGGCCTCGATACGCTGGTTGAGGGTTCACATCATGGGATACTCAGCGACGAGGGATTTGCATTTTTGGACGCCGCGCTTGCCGCTGCGAACGGCCAGCCCGTGGTGGTGGCGACCCACCACCCATGGATGCACTCTGGCGTGATCGCGATGGATACCAATAACCTGCGCAACGGCGGTGCCCTGCTGGCGCGGCTTGAGGCGTATCCCGGCTCAGCGCGCATGATTTCAGGCCATGTTCACCGCACGCTGACCACGCAGATCGGCCGTGTCACGTGCCAGATTGCGCCCGCGCCCTGCCATGCCGTCCATCTGTCCCACCTGCCTACGTCGGTGAATTCGCTGATTATGGAGCCAGGAGGTGTCACGCTCTGGCAATGGCATAATGCGCCGCAGCCTTGCCTTGTGTCGAACGTTATTCCCGTAGGCCGCTTTGGCGGGCCGTGGCCCTTTTATGGGTAG
- a CDS encoding multicopper oxidase domain-containing protein, translating into MKPIPLLKTAVLAAALALSGGMTLAGTYNVSVDRIRIDAGEFKKTGIGYNGSQSPTVLRFKEGEQVTINVKNNLRESTSIHWHGLIVPFRQDGVPGISFNGIKPGTTFTYQFPIKQAGTYWFHSHTGFQEPDGAFGAIVIEPKGGETVRVQRDYVVQLTDKHPHNGSRVFRNLKMSADYYNRAQRTLEDLVRDSREDGFKQALQNRAMWGKMRMMPTDIEDVQGFAPLINGMGTQQNWTGIFKPSEKVRLRLINSSAMTYFDVRIPGLKMTVVQADGNDVKPVAVDELRISVAETYDVILQPREAKAYGIIAESMGRTAMVRGSLSPTQGYAGLVPRMRPQPLLTMADMGGMMDGMDMGGMDMGGMDHSAMTMSSQSSTMPEDMDHSKMDMSGDMEGMDHSKMDMSGDTKAVDHSKMDISGDTKAVDHSKMDMSGDTKAVDHSKMDMSGSAKAVDHSKMDMSRSMKGMDHSKMDMSGGMAGMNHSARDSKIGEFYAPGSGLIPSAANGGKFLSYNDLKAARPLYRDRPATRTIELRLTGNMERYIWSINGVKMDDAAPIRLKYGERVRFKFINETMMSHPMHLHGMWSILDTGKGKWDPIKHTVSIAPGTTVYTETEVDATGQWAFHCHLSYHAEAGMFRKVIVEGGPA; encoded by the coding sequence ATGAAACCCATCCCCCTTCTCAAGACGGCCGTATTGGCCGCCGCCCTCGCCCTATCTGGCGGCATGACACTGGCAGGCACCTACAATGTCAGCGTCGACAGGATCCGCATCGATGCCGGCGAGTTCAAGAAAACCGGCATCGGCTATAACGGCAGCCAGAGCCCGACCGTCCTGCGCTTTAAGGAAGGCGAGCAGGTCACGATCAACGTCAAGAATAACCTGCGAGAAAGCACATCAATACACTGGCACGGGTTGATCGTACCGTTCCGGCAGGACGGCGTTCCCGGCATCAGTTTCAACGGGATTAAACCGGGCACGACATTCACCTACCAGTTCCCAATCAAGCAGGCCGGGACGTACTGGTTCCACAGCCATACCGGCTTCCAAGAGCCGGACGGAGCCTTCGGCGCAATAGTGATTGAGCCGAAGGGCGGCGAGACGGTCCGCGTCCAGCGAGATTATGTCGTGCAACTGACCGACAAGCATCCGCACAACGGCAGCCGGGTTTTCCGCAATCTGAAAATGTCGGCAGACTACTACAATCGCGCGCAGCGCACGCTGGAGGATCTGGTGCGCGACTCGCGCGAGGATGGCTTCAAGCAGGCGCTTCAAAATCGGGCGATGTGGGGCAAAATGCGCATGATGCCGACCGATATCGAGGACGTGCAGGGCTTCGCGCCCCTCATCAACGGAATGGGCACGCAGCAGAACTGGACTGGCATTTTTAAGCCGAGCGAAAAAGTGCGCCTGCGTCTGATTAACTCGTCGGCGATGACCTATTTCGATGTCCGGATACCTGGTCTGAAAATGACAGTTGTTCAAGCCGACGGGAACGACGTCAAACCGGTAGCGGTGGACGAGCTGCGTATCTCGGTGGCGGAAACTTATGACGTGATCCTGCAGCCGCGCGAGGCCAAGGCATACGGCATCATCGCCGAATCCATGGGCCGCACGGCGATGGTTCGCGGATCGCTGTCGCCCACTCAGGGCTACGCCGGTCTCGTTCCGCGGATGCGCCCGCAACCGCTGCTGACCATGGCCGACATGGGCGGCATGATGGACGGTATGGACATGGGAGGAATGGACATGGGTGGCATGGATCACAGCGCCATGACGATGTCATCGCAGAGCAGCACTATGCCCGAAGACATGGATCACAGCAAAATGGACATGTCCGGCGATATGGAAGGCATGGACCATAGCAAGATGGACATGTCCGGTGATACGAAGGCCGTGGACCACAGCAAGATGGACATTTCCGGCGATACGAAGGCCGTGGACCATAGCAAGATGGACATGTCAGGCGATACGAAGGCCGTGGACCACAGCAAGATGGACATGTCTGGCAGCGCTAAGGCCGTGGACCATAGTAAAATGGACATGTCTCGCAGCATGAAGGGCATGGATCATAGCAAGATGGACATGTCAGGTGGCATGGCAGGCATGAATCACAGCGCCCGCGACAGCAAGATCGGCGAATTCTACGCACCGGGCAGCGGGCTGATCCCGAGCGCGGCAAACGGTGGCAAGTTCCTGTCCTACAACGATCTGAAGGCAGCCCGGCCGCTTTATCGCGATCGCCCGGCGACCCGTACGATTGAGCTGCGTCTGACAGGCAACATGGAGCGCTATATCTGGTCCATCAACGGCGTGAAGATGGATGATGCCGCACCGATCCGTCTGAAATATGGCGAGCGTGTCCGCTTCAAATTCATCAACGAGACGATGATGTCGCACCCGATGCACCTGCACGGCATGTGGTCGATCCTAGACACCGGCAAAGGCAAATGGGATCCGATCAAGCACACGGTCAGCATTGCGCCCGGCACCACCGTTTATACCGAAACCGAGGTCGATGCGACGGGCCAATGGGCCTTCCACTGCCACCTGTCCTACCACGCCGAAGCGGGCATGTTCCGCAAGGTGATCGTCGAAGGCGGTCCGGCATGA
- a CDS encoding copper resistance protein B, which yields MKMIYLPAVAATLASIIGAPAAAEPIIWGFQAEQLEYRFMDGEDAFVWDFDALAGSDELRFVWRSEGEIGESSGDFEGLENQLRLQMPISTFFDSVVGIQASTPDGAPDRYNAVFGVKGLAPQWFEIDADLYVSDHPFFRFEAEYEALLTNRLILTPSIEMNMPLKDDAARNQAAGGPTFEIGARISYDLIDRAVSPYIGVNYERAFGGTSDMLRAAGEDKDAFSIVVGTRIMF from the coding sequence ATGAAAATGATTTACCTGCCCGCAGTGGCAGCGACGCTGGCGTCCATAATCGGCGCGCCAGCAGCGGCCGAGCCTATCATCTGGGGCTTTCAGGCCGAGCAGCTGGAATACCGTTTCATGGACGGCGAAGACGCCTTCGTGTGGGATTTCGACGCGCTCGCCGGGTCTGATGAGTTGCGCTTCGTCTGGCGCAGCGAGGGCGAGATTGGCGAATCCTCGGGCGACTTTGAGGGGCTGGAGAACCAGCTACGTCTGCAAATGCCGATTTCGACCTTCTTTGACTCGGTCGTCGGTATTCAGGCAAGCACACCGGACGGGGCCCCCGACAGGTACAACGCCGTCTTTGGCGTCAAGGGGCTGGCGCCGCAGTGGTTTGAAATCGACGCTGATCTTTATGTGTCGGACCATCCGTTCTTTCGCTTCGAGGCCGAGTATGAGGCGCTGCTGACGAACCGGCTGATCCTGACGCCCAGCATCGAGATGAACATGCCGCTGAAGGACGATGCCGCCAGAAATCAAGCGGCGGGCGGGCCGACATTCGAGATTGGCGCGCGCATCAGCTATGATCTGATCGACCGCGCCGTATCGCCCTATATCGGCGTCAATTACGAGCGGGCCTTCGGCGGCACGTCCGACATGCTGCGCGCGGCGGGCGAGGACAAGGATGCGTTTTCCATCGTTGTCGGCACGCGCATCATGTTCTGA
- a CDS encoding ATP-binding protein codes for MRRFLSSLQGQLVLLIIGSLMLAQAISLWLFVDERGLAVRAALGAEAAGRAANVARLIEEAPPELQASILRAADSPLVRFDVTSTPTVDHLNHVDGGSVEARMRTLLGPGDDRPIRVELHEADGTLMPMSHINADASNLHLQMMQGGLSSLEMSVSVGLQDGRWLNVDTRFNRPPLQWPVISTLSFGITAALLLIGAVWFLLSRLTGPLRRVASAAESFGRGETPGALPATGPREVRDLTVAFNDMQGRLTRHIADRTRVLAALGHDLRSPLTALRVHAEIVDEEDIRISMISSIEEMQVMVESTLAFAHGMATSEEAQTVEMRDFLKRLQQDMHDGFEVGEIDQVNVRMRPNAIRRALRNLIENAQRYGGGATVSVTDVAETIAIEIVDNGSGVPEADLERVFEPFFRLEKSRSRNTGGTGLGLSIARTIARAHGGDVRLENRPEGGLMAALILPRKGADQS; via the coding sequence ATGCGCAGATTTTTGAGCAGCTTACAGGGCCAATTGGTGCTGCTGATCATCGGCTCTTTGATGCTGGCACAAGCGATCAGCCTGTGGCTTTTCGTGGACGAACGCGGGCTTGCGGTTCGCGCGGCACTGGGGGCTGAGGCGGCGGGGCGGGCCGCGAACGTCGCCCGCCTGATCGAGGAAGCACCGCCGGAATTACAGGCCTCGATCCTGCGCGCCGCTGACTCGCCGTTGGTGCGGTTCGACGTGACATCCACGCCGACTGTTGATCATCTGAATCATGTAGATGGCGGCAGCGTCGAGGCGCGTATGCGCACGCTTCTGGGGCCAGGCGATGACCGCCCGATCCGGGTCGAACTGCACGAGGCTGACGGCACGTTGATGCCAATGTCCCATATCAACGCGGATGCCAGCAATCTGCATCTACAAATGATGCAAGGCGGGCTGTCGTCGCTGGAAATGAGCGTGTCGGTTGGATTGCAGGATGGGCGGTGGCTGAATGTCGATACGCGGTTCAATCGACCTCCGCTGCAATGGCCGGTCATCTCGACCCTCAGTTTTGGCATCACCGCCGCTTTGCTGCTGATCGGCGCGGTATGGTTTCTTCTGAGTCGTCTTACTGGCCCGCTGAGGCGTGTGGCATCGGCAGCCGAAAGCTTTGGCAGAGGCGAGACGCCGGGCGCCTTGCCCGCAACGGGTCCGCGCGAGGTGCGCGATCTGACGGTCGCCTTTAACGACATGCAAGGCCGCCTGACCCGCCACATTGCAGACCGCACCAGAGTGCTGGCGGCGCTGGGACATGATCTGCGCTCGCCGCTGACGGCGCTACGTGTGCATGCCGAAATCGTCGATGAGGAGGACATTCGGATCAGCATGATTTCGTCCATCGAAGAGATGCAGGTTATGGTCGAATCCACCCTGGCATTCGCGCACGGCATGGCCACCTCGGAAGAAGCGCAGACTGTTGAAATGCGCGACTTTCTGAAGAGGCTTCAGCAGGACATGCATGATGGTTTTGAGGTCGGCGAGATCGACCAAGTAAATGTCCGGATGCGTCCGAACGCAATCCGCCGCGCCTTGCGGAATCTCATCGAGAACGCACAGCGATATGGGGGCGGTGCCACGGTGTCTGTTACGGACGTTGCAGAAACTATCGCTATCGAAATAGTCGATAACGGCTCGGGCGTTCCCGAAGCGGATCTGGAGCGCGTCTTTGAGCCTTTCTTTCGGCTTGAGAAATCACGCTCTCGCAATACGGGCGGGACAGGACTGGGCCTATCAATCGCCCGAACGATTGCCCGCGCCCATGGCGGCGATGTTCGTCTGGAGAACCGGCCAGAGGGCGGGCTGATGGCGGCGCTCATCCTGCCGCGAAAGGGTGCGGACCAGAGTTAA
- a CDS encoding response regulator, with protein sequence MADVHHILIVDDSLEIRNAVSRYLVKNGMRVTKAENAAEMDAELAKSRFDLIVLDVMMPGEDGLSVCRRLSSNGSIPILMLTALGEEMDRIVGLEVGADDYLAKPFNPRELLARVKAIIRRSSRPEVFGGTFTGTRVRFGHQTLDTDTRVLTSDEGAESQLSVSEFKLLTVLLERPRLVLTREQLLDLTAGRTPGLFDRTIDNQVSRLRRSVEKDPMRPKLITTVRGGGYCLSTDVEDAG encoded by the coding sequence ATGGCTGATGTGCATCATATCCTTATTGTCGACGACAGCCTTGAAATTCGAAATGCGGTCTCTCGCTATTTGGTGAAGAACGGGATGCGGGTTACGAAGGCCGAAAATGCGGCTGAAATGGATGCAGAATTGGCGAAGAGCCGGTTTGATCTGATCGTGCTGGATGTCATGATGCCGGGCGAAGACGGGCTTTCGGTGTGCCGGCGTCTGTCCTCAAATGGTTCAATACCTATTTTAATGCTCACGGCCCTTGGCGAAGAGATGGACCGCATTGTCGGCCTGGAAGTCGGCGCCGACGACTATCTGGCCAAGCCCTTTAATCCACGCGAATTACTGGCGCGCGTAAAGGCTATCATCAGACGTTCGTCCCGGCCCGAGGTGTTTGGCGGTACATTCACCGGAACGCGGGTCAGATTCGGGCATCAGACGTTGGATACCGACACGCGCGTGTTGACAAGTGATGAGGGCGCCGAGTCGCAACTCTCTGTCTCTGAGTTTAAGCTTCTGACAGTCCTTCTGGAGCGGCCGCGCCTCGTTCTAACGCGTGAGCAGCTTCTTGATCTAACTGCTGGGCGAACGCCCGGGCTGTTTGACCGGACGATCGACAATCAAGTCAGCAGGCTGCGACGCAGCGTCGAAAAGGACCCCATGCGCCCTAAGCTGATCACGACCGTGCGGGGCGGGGGGTATTGCCTGTCTACTGATGTCGAGGATGCAGGCTGA